Genomic window (Pirellulales bacterium):
GGAAGTGCCACACCCGCTCGCCGTTCTCGACATTCACGCACACGAGCGATTCGCCGAACAGGTTATCGCCCGGCCGATGTCCGCCGTACCAATCGTTGGTGGGCGTGCCGAAGGGAAGATAGACGTAACCGAGCTCTTCGTCGACCGTCATCGGCGTCCAGACGTTCGTATTGCCGGTGTACTTCCAGGAGTCCTCTTTCCAGGTGTCGTTGCCGAACTCGCCTTCTTGCGGCACGGAGTGAAAGATCCAGGCCGGCTTGCCCGTGCGCACGTCGAAGGCCTGAATGTCTCCGCGCGGCATTTCTTTATTCAGTGGCGCGTCGAAGATCGACGAGCCGGTGATGACCACGTTGCGGCAGATGACCGGCGGCGAGGTCATCGTGTAGTTGGCGGCGTGCTTGGCATGGGGAATCGCCTTGGCGAGGTCCACTCGCCCCCCTTCGCCGAACGACTCGACGAGCTTGCCCGTCTTCGCATCGAGGGCATACAGAAACGCGTCGTGTGCGTTGTGATAGATGCGTTCCTCGTCGCCGTCACTCCAATAGGCCACGCCGCGATGCACGTAGCCCAGGTTGGTCGGTCGGCCGACCTTGTAGACCTCGGGGTTGAAGACCCAGAGGGTCTCGCCGGTCACACCATCGATGGCGGCAACCTGCGACAGGGAGGTGCTCGTGTAGAGGCGGCCGTTGATGGCCAACGGGGTCGCCTCGCACGTGAAGGTGCCCAGCGCGCGATTCTTCTTCTGCAGTTCGGCGTCGACGGTGTCCCAGGCCCAGGCGACCTTCACGCGGCCGGCATTCTCGGCGTTGATCTGGTCGAGCGTGGAATACTTCGTGCTCGCGCCGTCACCGCTGTAGTAGCGCCACTGGCCGTCGGTGGCGCCTCGCGCCACGGGACCATGCTCGGCCGCGGCCGATGGCGCCACCGCCACGATCAGAAAAAACAACATCGCCGGGGCGATACGAACGAACGTCATCAGAATCTCCGCCTGCCTGAGCGCGCTAGAAAAGGAAAGGGCTGCCTCCCGCCCGCGCCGAAGCGAATGTTCCGGCCCGGGCGTGCCCGATTATGTACCGCGTCAGAACAGCATTCAATCGGCATTATTGCTGTCCGCGCGGCCAATGAGCCACTTTGAAGAACGGTGCCCTCACGCATTCCTGGCTTCCGTTGGGCGCCCTAGGCTCATGGGCTGCGCGGAGCGGAATAGGCCCGCGCCGGGCGAGTACCTTTGGCGCGCAAAAAAGCCCACGTCGAGCCGCCGAAACTTCGGCCGCTCGACGTGGATAGTAGATCCAGCGCCAGGTCAGCCCTAATAGACCTGCGAGACACGGCGCGTCAGTCGCACCATGCGGTAGGCAAGGTCTCCCGTGCGCACGTCTTCGATGAGCAAACGCACGTAGCCGTCCGAAAAGCGAATCGCCTGCGACAACTCCCACGGCGTGCTGACAGGTATGCCGTCGACCTCGTGGATGATATCTCCCTGCTCGATGCCGACGCGCGAGGCGGGGCTGCCGTGCGAAACGAATTGCACCTCCGGACCGCGGCCGAAGGCCTGCGTGCTCACCCCCAACCACCAGCCGCTCGCGTGCGGGGGGTGGTCTGAACTCCCCTGCGGGTTGAGATACGGCTTTACCTGCTTCGGTTGATGGTGTACCTGCGAGGGCTTGCCCACCTTGTGGCGTTGTTGATCGAACTGCTGCAAGTTACCGAACCACGGCTGGACGTTGAACGAACCCTGATGTTGGTTGTGGTGGTTGTGATTCTTGTGGTGGTGATGATCGCCGGCCGTGGCC
Coding sequences:
- a CDS encoding pyrroloquinoline quinone-dependent dehydrogenase, translated to MTFVRIAPAMLFFLIVAVAPSAAAEHGPVARGATDGQWRYYSGDGASTKYSTLDQINAENAGRVKVAWAWDTVDAELQKKNRALGTFTCEATPLAINGRLYTSTSLSQVAAIDGVTGETLWVFNPEVYKVGRPTNLGYVHRGVAYWSDGDEERIYHNAHDAFLYALDAKTGKLVESFGEGGRVDLAKAIPHAKHAANYTMTSPPVICRNVVITGSSIFDAPLNKEMPRGDIQAFDVRTGKPAWIFHSVPQEGEFGNDTWKEDSWKYTGNTNVWTPMTVDEELGYVYLPFGTPTNDWYGGHRPGDNLFGESLVCVNVENGERVWHFQTVHHGLWDYDLPGAPVLCDINVDGQPIKAVAQISKTGFTFVFDRTNGKPVWPIEERPVPQSTTRGEITSPTQPFPTRPAPYELQGSTEENLIDFTPELRSEALEILNQYDHGPLFTPPTERGTINLPGWAGGANWWGAAFDPDTGLFYIPSVSSPIVVKLVEPDPERSNLTLIRSGGGFGGGLNGPKGLPLFKPPWGRITAIDLHTGDHAWMVPHGDGRRQRVSELVGHDVGPLGSGGGGPLLTKTLLFIGQGGSGRGSRSEGGSNFLRAYDKATGQVVAEMELPAPPSGTPMTYLAGGKQYIAVATQKGNIVALSLPAE
- a CDS encoding PDZ domain-containing protein gives rise to the protein MKQQAVARAALVLLVGLAFAATIAGGATAGDHHHHKNHNHHNQHQGSFNVQPWFGNLQQFDQQRHKVGKPSQVHHQPKQVKPYLNPQGSSDHPPHASGWWLGVSTQAFGRGPEVQFVSHGSPASRVGIEQGDIIHEVDGIPVSTPWELSQAIRFSDGYVRLLIEDVRTGDLAYRMVRLTRRVSQVY